In one window of Photorhabdus laumondii subsp. laumondii DNA:
- a CDS encoding universal stress protein, translating into MYKTILVPVDISEDELTDKAIAHAEYLAKLSDANIHLFHAVPDISRFSISYSYHYDLLNSFAKKSIARSEEELAKVAEKIDLPKERVSFSVACGSPRDKVLSTADEIKADLIVVGSRRPNISTHLLGSNASGIVGYANISVLVVR; encoded by the coding sequence ATGTACAAAACGATTTTAGTACCGGTGGATATTTCAGAAGATGAGTTGACCGATAAAGCGATTGCACATGCAGAGTATTTGGCGAAGTTGTCTGATGCTAATATACATCTTTTCCATGCCGTTCCTGATATATCAAGATTTTCAATTAGTTATAGTTACCATTATGATTTGCTCAACTCTTTTGCCAAGAAATCTATTGCAAGATCAGAAGAGGAATTGGCAAAAGTGGCTGAAAAAATAGATTTGCCAAAAGAGCGAGTCTCTTTCTCCGTAGCCTGTGGATCACCGAGGGATAAAGTATTATCGACAGCAGATGAGATTAAAGCAGATTTAATTGTTGTTGGTTCCCGGCGGCCTAATATTTCCACCCATTTATTAGGCTCAAATGCTTCAGGAATTGTCGGATATGCAAATATTTCAGTTTTGGTAGTCAGATGA
- the aqpZ gene encoding aquaporin Z encodes MLRKLAAELLGTFVLVFGGCGSVVFAAAFPELGIGFVGVSLAFGLTVLTMIYAVGHISGGHFNPAVTIGLWAGGRFRAVEVIPYIISQVIGGILAAAVLYVIASGQVGFDATTSGFASNGFGEHSPGGFSLQSAIVAEIVLTAIFLIVIIGATDRRAPPGFAPLAIGLALVLINLISIPITNTSVNPARSTAVAIFQNTWALEQLWFFWVMPIIGGIVGGGIYRLLFAEKQ; translated from the coding sequence ATGTTAAGAAAATTAGCGGCTGAATTACTTGGAACTTTTGTTCTGGTTTTTGGGGGATGTGGTAGTGTTGTATTCGCTGCGGCATTTCCTGAATTAGGGATTGGTTTTGTCGGTGTATCTTTGGCATTTGGTTTAACCGTATTGACGATGATATATGCTGTTGGGCATATTTCTGGCGGGCATTTTAACCCCGCTGTAACAATTGGTCTTTGGGCTGGTGGTCGTTTCAGGGCAGTGGAAGTTATTCCTTATATTATTTCTCAGGTTATCGGTGGTATTCTTGCTGCTGCGGTATTATATGTTATTGCCAGTGGGCAAGTGGGTTTTGATGCGACCACGAGTGGCTTTGCCTCAAATGGTTTTGGTGAGCATTCACCGGGTGGATTCTCGCTTCAATCGGCTATTGTAGCTGAAATTGTTTTAACGGCTATTTTCTTAATTGTTATTATTGGTGCGACAGATAGACGAGCACCTCCGGGTTTTGCACCATTAGCAATAGGTTTGGCGCTGGTTTTAATTAATTTGATTAGCATTCCTATTACCAACACGTCAGTCAATCCGGCACGAAGCACGGCTGTTGCGATATTCCAGAATACCTGGGCTTTAGAGCAGTTGTGGTTTTTCTGGGTGATGCCAATTATTGGTGGGATTGTTGGAGGGGGAATTTACAGGTTATTGTTCGCTGAAAAACAATGA
- a CDS encoding phage tail protein, with protein sequence MSQKNDFKAFSISDNANIVSQEKYEESQNLKTGFPPENVSTHVLNKVLRQSSTISSVVANFIATQSGEDVLDDGDIAKLTVRFNRALDKALEQKISGISSIPVGSPIPWPLSHPPSGYFTCNGSAFSRSQYPKLAEAYPDGRIPDLRGEFIRGWDDGRGVDSGRVILSAQTDNTKRIQLTKGLPDGQFLSSYQGPVDRYQFPLGRDVLESATVTSIANNTGGHETRPRNIAFNYIVKAE encoded by the coding sequence ATGAGCCAAAAAAATGATTTTAAAGCCTTTTCTATTAGTGATAATGCTAATATAGTGAGTCAAGAAAAGTATGAAGAAAGTCAGAATCTAAAGACGGGATTTCCACCTGAGAATGTTTCTACTCATGTATTAAATAAGGTATTACGCCAATCCTCAACAATATCATCTGTTGTGGCTAATTTTATTGCGACACAATCAGGTGAGGATGTTTTGGATGATGGTGATATAGCTAAACTTACTGTACGATTCAATAGGGCTTTAGATAAAGCTTTAGAGCAAAAAATTTCAGGTATTTCCAGTATTCCCGTTGGCTCTCCTATTCCTTGGCCGTTGTCCCATCCACCTTCCGGTTATTTCACTTGTAATGGTTCCGCTTTTAGTAGATCACAGTATCCGAAGTTAGCAGAAGCTTATCCTGATGGCAGAATACCCGATTTAAGAGGCGAGTTTATTCGTGGCTGGGATGATGGGCGAGGTGTTGATAGTGGCCGTGTTATTTTAAGCGCACAGACTGACAACACAAAAAGAATACAACTTACGAAAGGACTCCCTGATGGGCAATTTCTTTCTAGTTATCAAGGTCCTGTAGATAGATACCAGTTCCCGCTGGGGCGTGATGTTCTTGAGAGTGCCACTGTTACATCAATTGCTAACAATACAGGCGGTCATGAAACCCGCCCCCGTAATATCGCATTTAACTATATCGTAAAAGCAGAATAA
- a CDS encoding tail fiber assembly protein, producing MTQENILDTETAVLGEDGLAIQAGWIKVYHANSYTREFSGSDFEYVAEGVGLSAHSYLDAPNLSDSDDMAVRRSEDGSYWEIVPDHRGKIAYNTQAGVQEEVTVLGELPEILTFEQPSTDFDQWDGEKWVTDFEAQKVSQIEQAEQQRAIFRRQADEAITVLQYAVETEMASEEEKTLLLDWKKYLVLLRRVDVSSAPDINWPEQPQE from the coding sequence ATGACACAAGAAAATATTTTAGATACTGAAACCGCTGTATTAGGTGAAGACGGATTAGCAATTCAAGCTGGCTGGATAAAAGTTTATCATGCTAATTCCTATACGAGAGAATTCTCTGGCTCTGATTTCGAATATGTTGCGGAAGGCGTGGGTTTGTCAGCGCATTCTTATTTGGACGCACCAAACCTGTCCGATTCTGATGATATGGCTGTGCGTCGCAGTGAGGATGGAAGTTATTGGGAAATTGTCCCGGACCACCGTGGAAAAATAGCTTACAACACGCAAGCGGGTGTACAGGAAGAAGTGACTGTACTGGGTGAATTGCCAGAAATATTAACATTCGAGCAACCGTCCACCGATTTTGATCAATGGGATGGTGAAAAATGGGTAACGGACTTTGAAGCTCAAAAAGTCAGTCAAATTGAACAGGCAGAGCAACAACGGGCTATTTTTCGTCGGCAAGCCGATGAAGCCATCACTGTATTGCAATATGCAGTTGAAACTGAAATGGCATCGGAAGAGGAAAAAACTTTATTGTTAGATTGGAAAAAGTATTTGGTATTATTGCGTCGGGTTGATGTTTCATCGGCACCAGATATTAATTGGCCTGAACAGCCGCAAGAATAA
- a CDS encoding tail fiber protein: MSKNDFKAFSTSNNANVVSQERYEESRDLLSGFPPNDVPTHLLNKVLRQSSTIASVVANFIAAQSGDDVLDDGDIAKLTAQLNRALEQKITAKIPSASLTQKGIVQLTNEMGNNDTLAVTQKLVQEIINSLRENINAKVPNSRKINGKALTGDINLTAGDVGAVLANDAMYSMNIDRLDGRENLYNGCAGFKPNAPFLTRYGLPSDRFGVQLRFSNINGPSSEGIDQVWSHRLIFVHGSDTYRTDHINLDYKITRKFWDDINAKPDANGNLKVASPVIEIYPDGTFSTNDESEGAEVIKQGTGIYRISNILGYNADGGWGVNGGISVPRDNNNLELIFVDDQVQSDGSIIIETFHRQHTHLPERFQNWRLKSIDDSGNKIFYQDGEPCDIPDSCRLDIRVQMPEDSLWNLNRKRLQEEMESTSASANK, encoded by the coding sequence ATGAGTAAAAATGATTTTAAAGCTTTTTCTACTAGTAATAATGCTAATGTAGTGAGTCAAGAAAGATATGAAGAGAGTAGGGATTTACTGAGTGGGTTTCCACCAAATGATGTTCCTACCCATTTGTTAAATAAAGTATTACGCCAATCGTCAACCATAGCTTCTGTCGTGGCTAATTTTATTGCGGCACAATCTGGTGATGATGTTCTGGATGATGGTGATATAGCTAAACTTACTGCGCAATTAAATCGAGCATTAGAACAAAAAATCACAGCAAAAATTCCCAGTGCCTCATTAACACAAAAAGGTATTGTTCAACTGACCAATGAGATGGGTAATAATGACACACTGGCTGTGACGCAGAAGCTGGTTCAGGAAATAATCAATTCGTTGCGTGAAAATATTAATGCCAAAGTACCTAATAGCCGGAAAATAAACGGTAAGGCGTTGACTGGGGATATCAATCTGACTGCGGGGGATGTGGGTGCGGTACTAGCTAATGATGCAATGTATTCAATGAATATTGATCGTTTGGATGGTCGGGAAAATCTATACAATGGTTGTGCTGGATTTAAACCGAATGCGCCGTTCCTCACTCGATATGGGCTGCCATCTGATCGTTTTGGCGTTCAGCTAAGATTTAGCAATATAAATGGTCCATCAAGTGAAGGAATAGATCAAGTATGGAGTCATAGGCTAATTTTTGTTCATGGAAGCGATACATATCGTACAGATCATATAAATTTAGATTACAAAATTACCCGTAAATTCTGGGACGATATAAATGCTAAGCCAGACGCCAACGGAAACCTCAAGGTAGCCTCCCCGGTAATAGAAATCTACCCTGATGGCACATTCTCGACTAATGACGAATCTGAAGGTGCAGAAGTGATAAAACAGGGAACCGGCATATATCGTATATCAAATATCTTGGGCTATAACGCTGATGGTGGTTGGGGTGTTAATGGGGGTATTTCTGTTCCTCGCGACAATAATAATCTCGAACTGATTTTTGTTGATGATCAGGTTCAGTCTGACGGCTCTATTATTATTGAGACTTTCCATCGCCAACATACGCATTTACCGGAGAGATTCCAAAATTGGCGACTCAAATCTATTGATGACAGTGGTAACAAGATATTCTATCAAGATGGGGAGCCCTGTGATATTCCCGATTCTTGCCGTTTAGATATTCGGGTCCAAATGCCAGAAGATTCACTCTGGAACTTGAATCGAAAGAGGTTACAGGAAGAAATGGAGAGTACCAGCGCTTCTGCTAATAAATGA
- a CDS encoding endonuclease: MKRKVIFWAIHIGCFSLIAPLSSFAAPATFEQAKVELRKRIYHDQFKSGEGTFYCGCDWQWTGKSGGRAILSSCGYQVRSQQNRAERIEWEHIVPAWVFGHQRQCWRNGGRKNCVSSDPVFRAMESDIHNLVPSIGEVNGDRSNFSYGMLPKNMPNNYGRCTSKVDFKSRTFEPRDEVKGQVARINFYMHDRYNLSMSRQQQQLFIAWDRQYPPSKWERERDNRITGIMGHHNPFVTGEQKWQLWHKNSASGIPKSEQIKGQRNSQTDTQKQRVLSDSSSRGLIKGNNNSKIYHFSHCSGYKVIQEKNSVYFKTEIEARNAGFRLAGNCKGT; encoded by the coding sequence TTGAAACGTAAAGTTATTTTTTGGGCAATTCACATTGGGTGTTTCAGTTTAATTGCTCCTTTATCTTCTTTTGCCGCACCGGCTACTTTTGAACAAGCTAAAGTTGAATTGCGTAAACGCATATACCATGATCAATTTAAGTCAGGGGAAGGGACATTTTACTGTGGTTGCGATTGGCAATGGACAGGTAAGAGCGGTGGACGCGCAATCCTTTCTTCGTGTGGTTATCAAGTCAGGTCACAACAGAATCGTGCTGAACGAATTGAATGGGAACATATTGTTCCCGCCTGGGTTTTTGGTCATCAGCGGCAATGTTGGCGGAATGGAGGGAGGAAGAATTGTGTCTCTTCCGATCCTGTTTTTAGGGCAATGGAATCTGATATACATAATTTGGTTCCATCAATTGGCGAGGTTAATGGCGATCGTAGTAATTTCAGTTATGGAATGTTACCAAAAAATATGCCGAATAATTATGGTCGTTGTACCAGTAAAGTTGATTTTAAATCTCGAACGTTTGAACCGAGAGATGAAGTAAAAGGGCAGGTCGCTCGGATCAATTTTTATATGCACGATCGTTACAATCTTTCCATGTCTCGCCAACAACAGCAGCTATTTATCGCCTGGGATCGTCAATATCCACCGAGTAAATGGGAGCGGGAGAGAGATAACCGAATTACCGGTATTATGGGGCATCATAACCCTTTTGTTACCGGTGAACAGAAATGGCAATTATGGCATAAAAACTCCGCCTCTGGCATTCCAAAAAGCGAGCAGATAAAAGGGCAGAGAAATAGTCAAACAGATACCCAGAAACAACGGGTATTATCTGATTCATCCTCTAGAGGATTAATTAAAGGGAATAACAACAGCAAAATCTACCATTTTTCTCATTGTTCAGGTTATAAGGTGATTCAGGAGAAGAACTCGGTCTATTTTAAAACAGAAATTGAAGCAAGAAATGCGGGTTTTCGGTTGGCTGGAAACTGTAAGGGGACTTAA
- the phoH gene encoding phosphate starvation-inducible protein PhoH: protein MSRQKAVIKSRREAKRMMKRDLRHQCYRDDNVTSLVQPGGVEAIGMARDNRDTSEILPRTETQWRYMRAINYKKLIIASGEAGCGKTFISAAMAADALINKEIDRIIVTRPVLQADEDLGFLPGDMAEKFAPYFRPVYDVLLKRMGASFLQYCLRPEIGKVEIAPFAYMRGRTFENAFVILDEAQNVTVNQMKMFLTRLGENVTVIVNGDISQCDLPVGVVSGLRDALGRFSDDEVVSVIHFNQEDCVRSQLCQKTLLAYCK, encoded by the coding sequence ATGAGTAGACAGAAAGCAGTGATTAAATCGCGTCGAGAGGCAAAACGGATGATGAAAAGGGATTTGCGCCATCAATGTTATCGGGATGATAATGTAACCTCTTTAGTGCAACCCGGTGGCGTAGAAGCTATTGGTATGGCACGTGATAACCGGGATACTTCGGAAATTTTGCCACGGACTGAAACGCAATGGCGTTATATGCGCGCAATAAACTATAAAAAACTGATTATTGCCAGTGGGGAGGCGGGTTGCGGTAAAACGTTTATTAGTGCGGCAATGGCTGCGGATGCATTGATTAATAAGGAAATTGATAGAATCATTGTTACCCGTCCTGTATTACAGGCGGATGAAGATCTCGGCTTTTTGCCCGGAGATATGGCTGAAAAATTTGCGCCTTATTTCCGACCGGTTTATGACGTTTTATTAAAACGTATGGGCGCATCGTTTTTGCAATATTGCTTGCGGCCTGAAATTGGCAAAGTGGAAATTGCGCCTTTTGCCTATATGCGGGGCAGAACATTTGAAAATGCATTTGTAATTCTGGATGAAGCCCAGAATGTCACGGTTAATCAGATGAAAATGTTTCTGACCCGGCTTGGGGAAAATGTTACTGTGATTGTAAATGGTGATATAAGTCAATGTGATTTGCCAGTGGGAGTGGTATCAGGATTGCGTGATGCACTGGGAAGATTTTCAGATGATGAAGTCGTCAGTGTTATCCATTTTAATCAAGAGGATTGTGTTCGTTCTCAATTGTGCCAGAAAACGTTGCTGGCTTATTGTAAATAA
- a CDS encoding siderophore-interacting protein has translation MTNKTIEEKNIYRPAPPRLVQVKNIFDVTPNMRSMTFTGECLDSYPTECEGGHLKIFLPLPGQTKPVLPTLSPEGPIWPPSELRPITRTYSVRAIRTEQKEIDIEFALHHNGGPAVEFAYRAQIGDWMGITNPGGPDPLLPKVSHYYMAGDPSSLPAIAALLATVKPDATGQVIIRIESEQDIQELKKPAGITVHWITGDVEITDTIVSEFKSWSLPTENVTFWLAGEDKLVKELRHYIRREKGYERHQLYAIPYWRHGFDEEGYHALRHEVVDSDD, from the coding sequence GTGACCAATAAAACAATTGAAGAAAAAAACATTTACCGACCTGCCCCCCCTAGACTTGTTCAGGTGAAAAACATTTTCGACGTGACACCTAATATGCGCAGCATGACTTTCACCGGTGAATGTCTGGATAGTTATCCCACGGAATGTGAAGGCGGACACCTAAAGATATTCTTACCGCTTCCGGGACAAACTAAACCGGTATTACCGACTTTATCGCCAGAAGGCCCGATATGGCCGCCGAGTGAACTGCGTCCAATAACGCGCACTTACTCGGTTCGAGCCATCCGCACCGAACAAAAAGAGATCGATATTGAATTTGCACTACATCACAATGGCGGCCCGGCGGTAGAATTTGCTTATAGAGCCCAAATTGGTGACTGGATGGGTATTACTAACCCCGGTGGACCTGATCCATTACTGCCAAAAGTCAGCCACTATTATATGGCTGGCGACCCAAGTTCTTTGCCTGCTATTGCTGCGCTATTGGCAACAGTAAAACCAGATGCAACCGGGCAAGTCATTATTCGTATCGAAAGTGAGCAAGATATTCAGGAATTAAAAAAACCGGCAGGAATAACAGTTCACTGGATCACTGGTGACGTTGAAATAACTGACACAATCGTATCTGAATTCAAATCCTGGTCATTACCAACAGAAAATGTCACTTTCTGGCTGGCCGGTGAGGATAAGCTGGTAAAAGAACTTCGTCACTATATTCGCCGGGAAAAAGGCTATGAACGCCACCAGCTATATGCCATTCCTTATTGGAGGCATGGCTTTGATGAAGAAGGTTATCATGCCCTGCGTCATGAAGTGGTGGATAGCGACGATTAA
- a CDS encoding histidine kinase translates to MLSITNIYFLIKVVHNSAPVKEWQHARYKAEINALKQKNSYLDFLCQSHFKLQNCKLLPEKLQEIFSHLNRLIPFCEAKIIFYPSQQEYFFRNPHQCPYFDMPLIMRWNLDDNIDSYGTLWIKTHRNSDLTPDEKSLVQDVVTLMTNKLLRENQIQCQHQSMLAAERTAISRELHDSIAQSLSFLKIQVNCLYIGSDNLPKQSLTSLNMIKDELNIAYRQLRELLATFRNEQPQCNLQESLQTLISEFNHRLGFNIEFNYRLTHQHIPDSYSKHLIQIIRECLNNCYKHANANWISIRIYPIDDKIITVVSDNGQGINLDSANKNKFGLAIMQDRVSILGGQLQIKNRKHGGTEVEIQFSVD, encoded by the coding sequence AGTGGTACATAACTCTGCTCCTGTCAAAGAATGGCAACATGCAAGATACAAAGCAGAAATTAACGCACTGAAACAAAAAAATAGCTATTTGGATTTTCTCTGTCAAAGCCATTTCAAACTACAAAATTGTAAACTGCTACCTGAAAAGCTTCAGGAGATTTTTTCTCACCTCAATCGTCTGATCCCTTTCTGTGAAGCCAAAATCATCTTTTATCCATCACAACAAGAATATTTCTTTCGCAATCCCCATCAATGTCCCTATTTTGATATGCCGCTGATTATGAGATGGAATCTAGATGATAATATTGATAGCTATGGGACACTCTGGATAAAAACACACAGGAATAGTGATCTCACTCCCGATGAAAAAAGTCTGGTTCAGGATGTGGTGACGTTAATGACAAATAAACTATTACGGGAAAATCAGATCCAATGCCAACACCAGAGTATGTTGGCCGCAGAGAGAACCGCTATTTCTCGTGAACTCCACGATTCCATTGCCCAATCCCTCTCTTTCCTTAAGATTCAAGTTAATTGTCTATATATCGGCAGTGATAATTTACCCAAGCAAAGTTTAACCTCGTTGAATATGATTAAAGATGAGTTAAATATTGCCTATCGCCAGCTCAGAGAATTACTGGCAACGTTCAGGAACGAACAACCTCAATGTAATCTACAAGAATCTTTACAGACCTTGATTAGTGAATTTAACCATCGTCTAGGCTTCAACATTGAATTCAATTACCGCCTGACACATCAGCACATTCCTGACAGTTACAGCAAACATTTGATACAAATCATTAGGGAATGTTTGAACAACTGTTATAAGCATGCCAATGCCAATTGGATCAGTATCCGTATTTATCCTATCGATGACAAAATCATTACCGTTGTCAGTGATAATGGTCAGGGTATCAATCTGGACTCCGCTAATAAAAACAAATTTGGGCTGGCTATTATGCAAGACAGAGTTTCTATCCTAGGTGGGCAATTACAGATAAAAAACCGTAAACATGGTGGTACAGAGGTAGAAATTCAATTTTCAGTGGATTGA